The region GGTTAAGGTCGGACGCCCCGTTCGGTGCCGTCCTTGCAGGCGGCCGGGCGTGGCCCGGGTTTGGGAGGATCCGGGCCACATGCGCACAGCGGCCACCCGCCGGCACGGACGGGTGGCCGCTTTCGGTCGCCCCGGCGCCGGCCTGGCAGGCTCGGCGCCAAGGGGGGAAACCCTACTGGATTCCCGGAATGTAGGTGTGCAAGGCACTCCAACCAGAAACGTGGCCGGCCGCATCGATGGCCCGGACCGCGTAGGTGTGCGACTGCATCGCGTCGACCGTGTCGACGAAGTAGTTCGTCGTGGAACCGCCGACGATGCTGCCGTCCCGCTTGATCTCGTAGCTCGCCACGCCGGACAGCGGGTCCGACGAGGGATTCCAGATCACCTTGACCTTGTTGAACTTCTTCATGGTCGACGCCAGCCCGTTCGGCACCGAGGGAGCCGTCAGGTCGATGATCAGGTTCCCCGCGACATCCTGGTCGGCGATGCCGGGATCCGCATCGTCGACCGTCACGGTGAACGGGTAGATCCCTTCGCCGGCCGCCTGCCAGAAGGCGAGCTTGACGTCCACGGTCGTGCTTCCGCCGGCGGGGATGGTCACCGACGCGGGGTTCGGCGCGACGTCGTAAAGGCTGTTCGAACTCCCGGATATCGTGAAAGTCCGGGATCCGCAGGACGGGCTGTCGTCCGAGTCGATCGTCACGGTCCAGGTCTCGGCGGTCGCACCCGGCTTCTTGATGATCGTCGAGCGGATCCGCGCGGCCGGGGCGATGGCGATGCCGAAGCCGTCGGCGCAGTCCATGACCACCGTCAGGGGGTCGCTCCAGTCGGAGTCCACGCTGTCGGCATTGGTCGCGAAGACCTGGTAGTCGTAGGTGGCTCCCGCCACCACGTTGGTGTCGACATACTCCAGGGGACCGCTTCCGTCGATCACCGCGACGGGCACGTTGTCGCGACCGACCGTGTACTGGACCGCGTTGGGTACGGCGGACCAGTCGATCACGGCCTGGTTGCTCGTAACGGTCACGACATCGAGATCGGAAGGCGGCAGGAATTCGTCAATCACGACCGTGAGTTCGACGATGCTGTCGGTTTCGGGCCCGCCGGCGTCGGCCACGAAGTTCTCGAAAGTGACCGAGTAACCGGCGCCGTAGTAGGTGTCACCCGGGGAAAGTTCGTCCTGGCGCCAGGAATCGCCACCGGAAACGTCTTGGGAGTGAACGTGGACCTGGTCCATCAGGGGGGCGAACGTGGGCGAGGATGACGAGTCGAAGGCGCCCTCGGAGCGGCGGAACGAGAAGAACTCGACGTCGCCCGTCGTCGGCATCGCCGACTGGTGGACTTTGAGCAGCCGATAGGCCGAGCCGTCGGGAGTGGTCGGCGCCTCGGCCGGAATGCGCTCCGTGGGCACGAGGTAGACCGTGTGGGTTCCGGGTGCCGTGAGCTCACGGATCTCGGTGGCCGCGTCGAAATAGCCGGCCTCGGCCTTCCAGACCGCATTGGGCTGTCGCAACGGGACCCACTGGCCGCCCTCGCCACCGAACCACGAGCTGCTCATGAAGCACGAGAAGTCGCCGTACTCGCTGCCGGATGAAGCCAGGCCCGAGTGCGAGAATCCGCGCAGGTGACCGAGTTCGTGGGCGTAGTTCGAACCCAGATCCCACCACTTGAACATGTTGATGATGTCGTTGCCGGCCGTGCCGCCGAAGCCATCGAGTTCCCATACGGTGCCCTTCGGGAACACGTACATCAGCACGTCGTACGGGGCGATGGCGGCGGCGCCGGCGGCGGCATCGGCGTGAGCCCGCCAGGCCCACAGGGAATCGGAAGGATCGGAGATGTCGTTGGCGATGGAGTAGATGCCGATGATCGTGGTCTCGACCGTATCCGAGCCGTCGGACATCTCGTCATAGAGGTCGTCGACCAGCGCCATGCGGCCGGAGACGTAGTCGGCCGATGACGAGTCCAGGACGTTCGCGGTGGCCGTGCCGGTGAGGTTGACCAGCAGGACACCGACCTGGATGTTCCCGGAAACCGGGACGGTCTTGGCCAGGGCCGCCGGGTCTTCGAAACATCTCCAACCGTCCAGTGCTGGACCGTTGGCGGCAGGTGCACTCGCGTGCGGAGCCGTCACGTCGTTGCGCTCCAGATCGGAGCAACCGGCGGCGATGACCAGGATGATCGCGGCGCTGAGCCAGATGAACTTTTTCACAGATATCCCCCTAGCAGGCTGGTGTGGGCAAGATCGTCCGGGCGACGGGCGTGCCGCCCGGACTCAATCGTTCCAGCGCAGGGGGTGTCCGAAATCCAACAGCATTTCGGTGGGACTTGCGTCAGCCCGCAGCCACGGCCCCCATGGGCCGCCCCATGGCCGCCGCGATGGGACGCAGGCTGTCCATCAGCTCGGCGAAGGCGTCGAAGGTCAGGCTCTGCTGGCCGTCGCTCAGGGCCACCGCCGGGTCGGGATGGGTCTCGATGATGATCCCGTCGGCGCCGGCGGCCACCGAGGCCCGGCACATGTCCGGCACGTAGTCCACATGGCCCACGGCGTGGCTCGGGTCGATGATCACCGGCAGGTGGCTGACGCGCTTGATCACCGGCACGGCCGACAGGTCGAGGGTGTTGCGCGTGGCGCGCTCGAAGGTCCGGATGCCCCGCTCGCACAGCATCACCTGCGTGTTGCCGCCGCTCATGAGGTACTCCGCCGCCAGCAGCATCTCCTCGATGGTCGACATCAGCCCGCGCTTGAGCATGACGGGCGTGCGCGTGCGGCCGACCGCCTCGAGCAGGGCGTAGTTCTGCATGTTGCGCGCGCCGATCTGCAGGATGTCGGCGTAGTCCGCCACCAGGGGCACCAGTTCGGGCGAGATCACCTCGGTGATGATGGGCAGGCCCGTCTCGGCGCGGGCCTGGGCCAGGATCTTCAGGCCCTCCTCGCGCAGGCCCTGGAAGCTGTAGGGCGAGGTGCGCGGCTTGTAGGCGCCGCCGCGCAGCACGCGGCCGCCGCAGGCCTTCACGTGGCGGGCGGTCGCGAGCAGCTGCTCGGTCGACTCCACGCCGCACGGCCCGGCCATGACCACGAACTCGCTCTGGCCGCCGATCTCCAGGTCGCCGACCTTCACCACCGAGGGCTCGGGCTGGAAGTCCCGGCTGACCATCTTGAAGCTGCTGGCGACCGGGGCCACCTGGTCGACGCCGGGCATGTCGGCCACGCCGGACAGGTCGGCCTCCTTGGCCTCCATGATGCCGATGATGGTGCGCTGGGCCCCGTGGTTCGGCCGCGGGTGGAAACCCCGCTCCTCGAGGGTCGCGATGACGCGGCCCAGCTCGGCCACGGTGGCCGTCTCCTTCATGACGATGATCATCGGTCGACCTCTCTGCTGGTCCCGGCGGCCGTCGCGACGGCGGCGGCCATGGTGTCGAGGAAGGCGCCGGCGGCGGACACGACGTCCGTCCCGGCCTCGGTGGCGGCCGCGATGGTCCGCAGCAGGGCGCTGCCCACGATGGCGCCGTCGGCGACGCCGGCCACGCGGGCGGCCTGCTCCGGCGTGCCGATGCCGAAGCCCACGTACAGCGGCAGTTCCGTGGCGCGGCGCACCCGGCCCACGTAGGCGGCCAGGGCGTCGTCGGCGCCCATGCCGGCGCCGGTCACCCCCGTCGTGGACACGAGATACAGGAATCCGCGGGCGCGCGCCACGTTGCGGGCGAGCCGGGCGGGGTCGGTGGTGGGCGCGATCAGGTCGACCAGGTCCACGTCGTGGGCGGCCAGCAGGTCGCGCAGGCCGGCCGACTCCTCCGGCGGCAGGTCGGGCACGATCACCCCGGCGACTCCCACTTCGCCGCAGCGCGCCGCGAAGGCCTCCGGCCCCATCTTCAGCAGCGGGTTCAGGTAGCCCATGAGCACCACCTCGAGGCCGTGGGCCCGGCGGGCGCGGTCCGCCAGCTCGAACACGCCGGCCAGGGTCATGCCCGCTTCGAGGGCCCGCTGCGAGGCGGCCTGGATCACCGGCCCGTCGGCCACCGGATCGCTGAAGGGGATGCCCAGCTCGACCAGGGGGCAGCCGGCGGCGGCCACGGCGCCGAGCAGGGCGTCCGAGGTGGCGCGGTCGGGGAAGCCCGCGGTCAGGAAGGGCACCAGGGGCCGCACGCCGTCGGCCCGCAGGCGGGTGGTCAGGCGGCCGAGGCGGCCGGTCGTCGCCGGAGCGTTCATGCGTGGCCTCCGATCCCGTCGCCGGCCATGTCCTTGTCGCCGCGGCCGGAGAGGTTGACGATGATCACCGGCTCGGCCCCGCCGGCGCGGGCGGCGAGCAGGTCGCGTTCGGCCGGGTCGGCCAGCAGCTTGCGCACCCAGGCCAGGGCGTGGCTCGACTCGAGGGCCGGGATGATCCCCTCGAGTCGCGACAGGTCGTGGAAGGCCTGCAGGGCCTCGGCGTCGGTGACGCTGCCGTAGCGGGCGCGGCCGGTGTCCTTCAGGTGGCTGTGCTCGGGGCCGACGCCGGGGTAGTCGAGCCCCGCGGCGATGCTGTGGGCCGGGATCACCTGGCCGTCGGCGTCCTGCAGCAGGTAGGAGAACGCCCCGTGCAGCACGCCCGGCTCGCCCAGGCTGAGGGCAGCCGAGTGGCCGGCGTCCGAGCCGCCCGCCTCGACCCCGTGCAGGGCCACCGTCTCGTCGCCCGTGAAGCCGGCGAAGATGCCGATGGCGTTGCTGCCGCCGCCCACGCAGGCCACGACCAGGTCGGGCAGCCGCCCTTCGTGGGCGAGGACCTGCGCGCGCGCCTCGCTGCCGATCACGGCCTGGAAGTCGCGCACCAGGGCGGGGTAGGGATGCGGTCCCACCACCGAGCCGATGATGTAGTGGGTGTCGGCCACGTTGGTCACCCAGTCGCGGATGGCCTCGCTCGAGGCGTCCTTGAGGGTGCGGGCGCCGCTGGTGACGGCGCGCACCTCGGCGCCCATGAGCTTCATGCGGCGCACGTTGGGCGCCTGCCGCGCCATGTCGACCTCGCCCATGTACACGGTGCAGTCCAGGCCCATCAGGGCGCAGGCCGTGGCCGTGGCGACGCCGTGCTGGCCGGCGCCGGTCTCGGCCACGATGCGCCGCTTGCCCATGCGCTGCGCGAGCAGGATCTGGCCGAGCACGTTGTTGATCTTGTGGGCGCCGGTGTGGTTCAGGTCCTCGCGCTTGAGGTAGAGCCGCACGCCGCCGCCGCAGTCCGCGCCGAAGCGCCGGGTGCGGTAGAGCGGCGTCGGCCGGCCGGTGTAGTCGGCCAGCAGTTCGCCGAGTTCGGCCGCGAAAGCGGCGTCGGCCCGGGCCGCGACCCAGGTGCGCTCGAGTTCCTCGAGGCAGGGCATCAGGGTCTCGGGCACGAACTGGCCGCCGTAGGGGCCGAAGCGCCCCTTGCCGCCGGGGGGGAAGATCGCCGTGCGGTTCATCGCTCCAACTCCTGCAGGTTGCGGGCGGCGGCCACGAAACGGCGCACCCGGTCGGGATCCTTGCGGCCGGGCGCCGCCTCCACGCCGCGGGCCACGTCCACGCCGAAGGGCCGCGCGTCGCGCACGGCGGCGGCCACGTTGTCGGGGTCGAGGCCGCCGGCGAGGAACACGTCGTGGCCGGCCCGGGCCAGGGCCCGCGCCGCGGCGCGACAGTCGGCCGCGGTGACGGAGCCGTCGCCGTCCTTGGGCAGGTCGACCAGGAAGGCCGCCACCGCGTCGTAGCGGGCGGCCAGCTCCGGCGTGGCGCGGTCGGCGGGCAGCACCTTGATCAGGGGCCGCCCCGTCAGCTCCGCGATGCGCCGGCAGGTGTCCGGGCCTTCGTCGCCGTGCAGCTGCAGCAGGTCGAGGTCGACGCGGCCGAGCAGGTCGGCCAGCTCCTCGGGATCCGCGTCGCGCACGACGCCGCACAGCCGGGCGTCGGGCAGGGCCCGGCGGATCTCGCGCGCCGTCGCGAGCTCGACCCGGCGGGGGCTCGGCACGAAGATCAGGCCGAGCAGGTCGGCGCCGGCCTCGTGGGCGAGCACCGCGTCGGCCACCGAGGTCAGGCCGCACACCTTCACGCGCAGGGCGTCCTCGGCCACCCGGCCCGCCAGTTCGGCGACCTTCCGCCCGGGGTCCCGGCTCTGCAGCAGGGCATGCCCGATGAGGAACGCGTCCGCGCCGGCCCGCGCCATGCGCACCACATCGGCGCGCCGGTACAGGCCGCTTTCGCTGACGGTGATGGCGCCGGACGGCACGCGGGGCAGCAGGGCCTCCCCGTGGGCGAGGTCGGTCGTCAGGGCCACCAGGTCGCGGTTGTTCACGCCGATCAGTCCGGCGCCGGCGGCCGCGGCCGCCTCGATCTCGGTTTCGTCGTGGCACTCGACCAGCACGTGCAGGCCGAGATCGGCCGCGAAGCGCACCAGGCGGGTGAGCGTGGGGCCGTCGAGCATGGCCACGATGAGCAGCGCGCAGTCGGCGCCCGCTTCCCACGCCGCCAGCAGCTGCACCTCGTCGATGACGAAGTCCTTCACGAGCACGGGCAGGTCGACCGCTTCCTTGACGGGCCGCACGTCGGCCAGGGAGGTGCCGAAGTGCGCCTCGTCCACGACGATGCTCAGGGCCGCGGCGCCGCTGCGGCGGTAGGCGCGGGCCAGGGTGCGCGGCGAAGCGGGCTGGCGGAAGGCCGGATGGCTGGGCGAGCGCCGCTTGATCTCGGCGATCACCCGGTCGCCGCCGCGCAGGGCGGCGGGGAAGTCGCGCACGGGCAGGTCGTCCGGGCGCCGCGGGGGGCGGTCGGCGAAGCGCGCGCGCAGGGCCGCCACTTCGGCTTCCTTCGCCGGACGGATCTTGGCCAGGAAGCTCATGCGCCACCTCCGGCGAGGGCCGCCGAGCGGGCGACCAGGTTCTCCAGCACGCGGGCCGCCGCGCCCGAGGCCAGCGCCGCGCGGGCGAGCGCGAGCCCGCCCGCCACGTCGGACGCCTTGTCGGCGACCACCGCCACGAAGGCCGCGTTCAGGGCCACCACGTCGGCGGCGGGTCCGGGTTCTCCCGCCAGGATGCCGCGGATGATCGCCGCGTTGCGCGCCGCGTCGCCGCCGGCCAGGTCCCCCGGCCGGCAGGGCGCCAGGCCCACGTCGCGCGGATCGAACGTGCTCGTCGTCACGGTCCCGTCGACGAGGGCGGCCACCCGGGTGGTCCCGAGCAGCGACACCTCGTCCAGTCCCCCGGCGCCGTGGACGACGAACGCCTTCTCCGCGCCCAGGGCGCCGAGCACCTCGGCCAGGGGCGCGCACAGCTCCGGATCGAACACCCCGAGCAGCTGCCGCCGGGCCCCGGCCGGGTTGGTAAGCGGGCCCAGCACGTTGAACACGGTGCGCACGCCCAGCTCGCGGCGCGCGGGCATGGCGTGCCTCATGGCCGGATGCAGCCCCGGCGCGAAGAGGAAGCCGAGGCCCACGGCGTCGATCAGGTCGGCCACGGCGTCGGGCGCCAGGTTCAGGTCGACGCCCAGCTCCTCGAGCACGTCGGCGCTGCCGCAGGCCGAGCTCACGGCGCGGTTGCCGTGCTTGGCCACGCCGCAGCCCATGCCCGCGGCCACCAGGGCGGTCGCCGTCGAGATGTTGAAGGTGCCGGTGCCGTCGCCGCCGGTGCCGCAGGTGTCGACCAGGTCGGTGCGCGCCGGCCGCACCGCCACGGCGTTGTCCCGCATGGCGCGCGCCAGCCCGGAGATCTCGGCCACGGTCTCGCCCTTGGCCCGCAGCGCCACGAGGATCCCGGCCAGGCGCGCCGTCGGCACCTCGCCGGCCATGACCGCGTTCATCAGCGTCTCCGCGGTGGCCGCGTCGAGGTCACGGCCCGCGATCAGGGTCGCCAGCACCTCGCGGCTGACGTCAGCCCCCGGCCGGTTGCCCCGCTCAGACATGGGCGGCCCCCTTCCCGGACAGGCGCAGGAAGTTGCCCAGCAGGGTGCGCCCCTCGGGCGTCAGGATCGACTCGGGGTGGAACTGCACGCCCTCGATGGGCAGCTCCCGGTGGCGCACGCCCATGATCTCGCCGCCGGAGGTGTAGCTCGAGACGGTCAGCTCGCCCGGCAGGTCGGCCTCCACCGCGATGAGCGAGTGGTAGCGCGTGGCCTGGAAGGGGTTCGACACGTTGGCGTAGATGGTGCGCCCGTCGTGGTACACCCGGCTCGTCTTGCCGTGCATCACCCGCTCGGCCCGCACGATGCGTCCGCCGAAGGCCTGCACGATGCTCTGGTGCCCGAGGCACACGCCGAGGATCGGCCCGCGCCCGGCGAAGGCCCGGATCAGCTCGACGCTGATGCCGGCGTCGTCCGGCGTGCCCGGCCCGGGGGAGACGATGAGCGACTCGGGGGCGAGGGACAGGGCGGCTTCGACGGTCAGGTGGTCGTTGCGCACGACCGTGATCGCGGCGCCCAGTTCGCCCAGCAGCTGAACGATGTTGTAGGTGAACGAGTCGTAGTTGTCGATCAGCAGATGCATGGCTACAGCCCCTCCTCGGCGATGCGGACGGCGCGGGTCAGGGCCCGGATCTTGTCCAGCGATTCCTGGTGTTCCCTGGCGGGATCCGAGTCGGCCACGATGCCGGCCCCGGCCTGCACGCTGAAGCGGCCCTGCCGCATGAGCAGGGTGCGGATGGTGATGCACATGTCCATGTCGCCGGACTGGCCGAAGTAGCCGACCGCCCCGGCGTAGTGCCCGCGGCGGTCGCCCTCCAGATCGGTGATGATCTCCATGGCGCGGATCTTCGGCGCCCCCGAGACGGTGCCGGCCGGGAAGGTGGCGCGCAGCGCATCGAACATGTCCACCCCCGCGTCCAGTTCGCCCGAGACGCGACTCACCAGGTGCATGACGTGGCTGTACCGCTCGACGGCCATGAAGTCGTCGACCTTCACCGTCCCGGTCCGGCACACGCGTCCCAGGTCGTTGCGCCCGAGATCCACGAGCATCACGTGCTCGGCGCGCTCCTTCTCGTCGGCCAGCAGATCCTCGGCCAGGGCGTTGTCGTCGGCCACCGTCCGGCCGCGCGGGCGCGTGCCCGCGATGGGGTTCACCTGCAGGCGGCCGCCGGCGAGCCGCACCATCATCTCGGGCGACGAACCGATGAGCTGGAACTCGCCGAAGTCGAGGTAGAAGAGGTACGGGCTGGGATTGAGGATGCGCAGGGCGCGGTAGATCTGGAAGGGGGCCACCACGGTCTCGCCGCTCAGGCGCTGGGAGAGCACGATCTGGAAGGCGTCGCCGGCCAGGATGTGCTCCTGGGCCCGGACCACGACGTCCCTGAACTCCTCGCGCGTGAAGTTCGAGGCGAGGCCGGCGCTGGGGTCGGCCGGGCCGCGACCGCGCGCGTCGCCGGTGCGGCGTTCGCTGCGGGCGCCGGCCGGCAGGGGCTGGTCCAGCGCGTGCAGGATGCCCTCGATCTCGCTGCAGGCCCGGGCGTGGGCCTTCTCCGGGTCGTCCCCGCGCGGCAGGGTCACGATCTCGATCTCGCTCTTCACGTGGTCGAACACGACCAGCGTGCGCGGGAACATGAAGCGGTAGTCGGGCAGGTCGTCGGCCGTGGCCGCGGGCAGCGGAATGTTCTCGAAGTACTTGACGATGTCGAAGCCCACGTAGCCCACGGCGCCGCCGAAGGGGGGCGGGAGCTCGTGCTCGGGATCGTGGGCCACCGGCTGGGCGGCCAGCTCCTCGCGCACGGGGCCCAGCGGATCCTTCGGATCGACCGGGGCCTCGGACGCCGGCGCGTCGCCGCGCCGGGTCCGGACCCGGCCGTCCGTGAGCTGGATGTCGGTCTCGGCCGACAGGCCGATGAAGCTGTGCCGCCCCATCTGCACGCCGCGCTCGACGCTCTCGAAGAGGAAGGCGCTGCCGCCGTCGCGGGTGCCCATGAACTCCTGCAGTTTCAGGTACACCGAGACGGGGGTCTCGAGGTCGGCGGGAATCGTCGCCCGCACGGGCACATGCTGCCCGTCGCGGCTGCGGTCGATGTAGTCGGTGCGGGTCGGCGAGATCATCGCGGCCTCCACGGGTTGTTCCTTCGGTTGCGTTCGCTGTGCGGTCGTCGTCTTCCGTCGCGTTCCATCCTGCGCCCGGGGGGCAAACGAAAAACCCCCCATCGGCTCGGATGGCGGGTCTGGAGACGGTCGGGTTCGGTTTCGGTCAGCTTCTCGAGCTAGTCGGCGAACCTCCCGTACGCGCAAACGCGGACATCCGGGCGATGGGCGCAGGGACGCCACTGCCACCATCGGGTGCTCGCGTATCGCGTGTCGGTGCGGTTCGGACGCATCGGTCTCTCCCTGGGGGGAACGTTTCTCGAACGCCATGATGATACCCCGGATCCGGCGGGGTGTCAACGGAAGACGGCGGCGTCAGGCGGGAAAGACATCGTGGCCGTCGCAGGCTTGGCTGAGCACGCGGGACAGGGCCTTGAGGGTGAACGGCTTCTGGATGAATCCGGCCAGACGCTTGCCCACGAAGCGCGGCGTCACGTCGGACTCGCTGTAGCCGCTGGTCAGGATCACGCGCACGTCCGGATCGAGGAGACGCAGCTCCCGGAAGGTCTGCTCGCCGTCGAGCCGCGGCATGGTCAGGTCGAGCAGCACGCAGGAGATATCCCGCCCGCGTTCCCGGTAGATGTCGAGGGCCTCGCGGCCGTCGGCGGCGATCAGCACCTCCAGGCCCAGGCTCTCCAGCATGCGCCGGGCGACGACCTGCACCGTCTTCTCGTCGTCGGCGAGCAGGATGGTCCCCGTGCCGCGCCAGGCCTCGACGGCCGGCTCCGCGCCGTCCGACCGGCCGTCGGCCGAACCGCTCTCCGGCGCCACCGGAAAGAGGATCTTGAACGTCGTGCCCCGGCCCACCTCGCTGTACAGCTTCATGGCGCCGCGATGGCCGCGCACGATGCCCAGCACCGCGCTCAGGCCCAGGCCGCGGCCCGTGAACTTGGTGGTGAAGAAGGGGTCGAAGATGCGGCTCCGGGTGTCGGCGTCCATGCCGGCGCCGGTGTCGGCCACCTCGAAGAAGACGTAGTCGCCCTCGGGCAGGGGCTCGTCCAGGCCCAGCTGCAGCTCGGCGCCCGTGCTGTCCAGATAGGCCCGGTCGCAGCGCATCGTCCCGGTGCAGAGCGAGACCACGCCGCTGTCCTCGCCGATGGCTTCCGAGGCGTTGGTGATCAGGTTCATGATCACCTGGCGGATCTGGGTGGCGTCGCCGGCGAAGGCGGGCAGGTCCGGCGCCAGGTCGTACTTCAGGACCACCGTTTTGGCGATGGAGACCTCGAGCAGGTGCGCCATCTCCTGCAGGAGTTCGCCCGCATCGATGGGCTCGACGACGAAGCGGCCCCGGCCCGAATAGGCGAGCATCTGGCGCGAGAGGTCGGCCGCGCGCTTGGCGGCGAGCTCGATCTCGACGATCATCTGCCGCGCCGGCGACACGGGCGAGAGGTCCTGCAGGGCCAGGTCGGCGTTGCCCAGGATGGCCACCAGCAGGTTGTTGAAGTCGTGGGCGATGCCGCCGGCGAGCATGCCCAGGCTCTCGAGCTTCTGGGCGTGCAGCATCTGGTGCTCGAGGCTGCGACGGCTCTCCTCGGCGGCCACCCGCGCCGTGATGTCGACCACATAGCCCATGTAGTGGGTGATGGCGCCTTCGCCGTCGCGGACGATCATCGTGTGGTCGTCGACCCAGATGGTGCGGCCGTCGGGGCGGCGCACCCGGTAGGGCTCGTGATGGAAGTGGGCGACCGCGGTCCCGCCGGCGGCCTGGACCTCGGCCCCGACCCGGGGCAGGTCCTCCGGATCGACCAGGTCGGCGTAGCGGACGGCGCCG is a window of bacterium DNA encoding:
- a CDS encoding fibronectin type III domain-containing protein, with the protein product MKKFIWLSAAIILVIAAGCSDLERNDVTAPHASAPAANGPALDGWRCFEDPAALAKTVPVSGNIQVGVLLVNLTGTATANVLDSSSADYVSGRMALVDDLYDEMSDGSDTVETTIIGIYSIANDISDPSDSLWAWRAHADAAAGAAAIAPYDVLMYVFPKGTVWELDGFGGTAGNDIINMFKWWDLGSNYAHELGHLRGFSHSGLASSGSEYGDFSCFMSSSWFGGEGGQWVPLRQPNAVWKAEAGYFDAATEIRELTAPGTHTVYLVPTERIPAEAPTTPDGSAYRLLKVHQSAMPTTGDVEFFSFRRSEGAFDSSSSPTFAPLMDQVHVHSQDVSGGDSWRQDELSPGDTYYGAGYSVTFENFVADAGGPETDSIVELTVVIDEFLPPSDLDVVTVTSNQAVIDWSAVPNAVQYTVGRDNVPVAVIDGSGPLEYVDTNVVAGATYDYQVFATNADSVDSDWSDPLTVVMDCADGFGIAIAPAARIRSTIIKKPGATAETWTVTIDSDDSPSCGSRTFTISGSSNSLYDVAPNPASVTIPAGGSTTVDVKLAFWQAAGEGIYPFTVTVDDADPGIADQDVAGNLIIDLTAPSVPNGLASTMKKFNKVKVIWNPSSDPLSGVASYEIKRDGSIVGGSTTNYFVDTVDAMQSHTYAVRAIDAAGHVSGWSALHTYIPGIQ
- the aroF gene encoding 3-deoxy-7-phosphoheptulonate synthase is translated as MIIVMKETATVAELGRVIATLEERGFHPRPNHGAQRTIIGIMEAKEADLSGVADMPGVDQVAPVASSFKMVSRDFQPEPSVVKVGDLEIGGQSEFVVMAGPCGVESTEQLLATARHVKACGGRVLRGGAYKPRTSPYSFQGLREEGLKILAQARAETGLPIITEVISPELVPLVADYADILQIGARNMQNYALLEAVGRTRTPVMLKRGLMSTIEEMLLAAEYLMSGGNTQVMLCERGIRTFERATRNTLDLSAVPVIKRVSHLPVIIDPSHAVGHVDYVPDMCRASVAAGADGIIIETHPDPAVALSDGQQSLTFDAFAELMDSLRPIAAAMGRPMGAVAAG
- the trpA gene encoding tryptophan synthase subunit alpha, which translates into the protein MNAPATTGRLGRLTTRLRADGVRPLVPFLTAGFPDRATSDALLGAVAAAGCPLVELGIPFSDPVADGPVIQAASQRALEAGMTLAGVFELADRARRAHGLEVVLMGYLNPLLKMGPEAFAARCGEVGVAGVIVPDLPPEESAGLRDLLAAHDVDLVDLIAPTTDPARLARNVARARGFLYLVSTTGVTGAGMGADDALAAYVGRVRRATELPLYVGFGIGTPEQAARVAGVADGAIVGSALLRTIAAATEAGTDVVSAAGAFLDTMAAAVATAAGTSREVDR
- the trpB gene encoding tryptophan synthase subunit beta, coding for MNRTAIFPPGGKGRFGPYGGQFVPETLMPCLEELERTWVAARADAAFAAELGELLADYTGRPTPLYRTRRFGADCGGGVRLYLKREDLNHTGAHKINNVLGQILLAQRMGKRRIVAETGAGQHGVATATACALMGLDCTVYMGEVDMARQAPNVRRMKLMGAEVRAVTSGARTLKDASSEAIRDWVTNVADTHYIIGSVVGPHPYPALVRDFQAVIGSEARAQVLAHEGRLPDLVVACVGGGSNAIGIFAGFTGDETVALHGVEAGGSDAGHSAALSLGEPGVLHGAFSYLLQDADGQVIPAHSIAAGLDYPGVGPEHSHLKDTGRARYGSVTDAEALQAFHDLSRLEGIIPALESSHALAWVRKLLADPAERDLLAARAGGAEPVIIVNLSGRGDKDMAGDGIGGHA
- the trpD gene encoding anthranilate phosphoribosyltransferase, which encodes MSERGNRPGADVSREVLATLIAGRDLDAATAETLMNAVMAGEVPTARLAGILVALRAKGETVAEISGLARAMRDNAVAVRPARTDLVDTCGTGGDGTGTFNISTATALVAAGMGCGVAKHGNRAVSSACGSADVLEELGVDLNLAPDAVADLIDAVGLGFLFAPGLHPAMRHAMPARRELGVRTVFNVLGPLTNPAGARRQLLGVFDPELCAPLAEVLGALGAEKAFVVHGAGGLDEVSLLGTTRVAALVDGTVTTSTFDPRDVGLAPCRPGDLAGGDAARNAAIIRGILAGEPGPAADVVALNAAFVAVVADKASDVAGGLALARAALASGAAARVLENLVARSAALAGGGA
- a CDS encoding aminodeoxychorismate/anthranilate synthase component II, encoding MHLLIDNYDSFTYNIVQLLGELGAAITVVRNDHLTVEAALSLAPESLIVSPGPGTPDDAGISVELIRAFAGRGPILGVCLGHQSIVQAFGGRIVRAERVMHGKTSRVYHDGRTIYANVSNPFQATRYHSLIAVEADLPGELTVSSYTSGGEIMGVRHRELPIEGVQFHPESILTPEGRTLLGNFLRLSGKGAAHV
- the trpE gene encoding anthranilate synthase component I; its protein translation is MISPTRTDYIDRSRDGQHVPVRATIPADLETPVSVYLKLQEFMGTRDGGSAFLFESVERGVQMGRHSFIGLSAETDIQLTDGRVRTRRGDAPASEAPVDPKDPLGPVREELAAQPVAHDPEHELPPPFGGAVGYVGFDIVKYFENIPLPAATADDLPDYRFMFPRTLVVFDHVKSEIEIVTLPRGDDPEKAHARACSEIEGILHALDQPLPAGARSERRTGDARGRGPADPSAGLASNFTREEFRDVVVRAQEHILAGDAFQIVLSQRLSGETVVAPFQIYRALRILNPSPYLFYLDFGEFQLIGSSPEMMVRLAGGRLQVNPIAGTRPRGRTVADDNALAEDLLADEKERAEHVMLVDLGRNDLGRVCRTGTVKVDDFMAVERYSHVMHLVSRVSGELDAGVDMFDALRATFPAGTVSGAPKIRAMEIITDLEGDRRGHYAGAVGYFGQSGDMDMCITIRTLLMRQGRFSVQAGAGIVADSDPAREHQESLDKIRALTRAVRIAEEGL
- a CDS encoding response regulator; translated protein: MRDVFLTCGPPAAGFVPADAARAVGGDRLVVLAPDAGDAEPFVAAADGRPVLVVTPGAPGPLTRRGWRHWHLSWPGSACDLLRDLAPHLLDGAVAEDAATELRQERAMFAAGPVVVFRWRNAENWPVEYVSPNVAGVFGHPAEALLTGAVRYADLVDPEDLPRVGAEVQAAGGTAVAHFHHEPYRVRRPDGRTIWVDDHTMIVRDGEGAITHYMGYVVDITARVAAEESRRSLEHQMLHAQKLESLGMLAGGIAHDFNNLLVAILGNADLALQDLSPVSPARQMIVEIELAAKRAADLSRQMLAYSGRGRFVVEPIDAGELLQEMAHLLEVSIAKTVVLKYDLAPDLPAFAGDATQIRQVIMNLITNASEAIGEDSGVVSLCTGTMRCDRAYLDSTGAELQLGLDEPLPEGDYVFFEVADTGAGMDADTRSRIFDPFFTTKFTGRGLGLSAVLGIVRGHRGAMKLYSEVGRGTTFKILFPVAPESGSADGRSDGAEPAVEAWRGTGTILLADDEKTVQVVARRMLESLGLEVLIAADGREALDIYRERGRDISCVLLDLTMPRLDGEQTFRELRLLDPDVRVILTSGYSESDVTPRFVGKRLAGFIQKPFTLKALSRVLSQACDGHDVFPA